Proteins found in one Paenibacillus wynnii genomic segment:
- the rsgA gene encoding ribosome small subunit-dependent GTPase A — protein sequence MMNLKSYGFTEIETNPDGLLPGRVTELRRERFTIMTERGEVTAVLKGAFYHSAETRVDFPCVGDFVLLHYNENGDSLIVTVLPRRSKFSRADYSGHAIGYAKTVREQVVATNFDYVFILSSLNWDFSITRIMRYLTQARQSGGQPVVILTKADLIEDYNLPLAEVTQSIPDVPIHAISSHTGLGLSELDPYLMPGKTVVFLGMSGVGKSSLLNALIEQAVMKVQAIREVDSRGRHTTTHRQLFMLPSGAMVIDTPGMRELGLFDANEGIRASFTDVEEWFPKCRFTDCRHQAEPGCAVLAALEGGSLPRERWEHYVAQQHENRYVQDKTSYLIDKRARNKTIAMWSKQTKKNGGWKK from the coding sequence ATGATGAATTTGAAAAGCTATGGTTTCACAGAAATAGAAACAAATCCCGACGGATTATTGCCCGGTAGGGTGACGGAGCTTCGGCGTGAGCGCTTCACGATCATGACCGAGCGTGGCGAAGTAACGGCGGTACTCAAAGGCGCGTTCTATCACAGCGCGGAAACGCGCGTAGACTTTCCGTGTGTCGGTGACTTTGTCTTGCTGCACTACAACGAGAACGGAGATTCTCTCATCGTTACGGTACTGCCCCGCCGCTCCAAGTTCTCACGTGCAGATTACTCAGGGCATGCCATAGGCTATGCCAAAACCGTGCGGGAACAGGTCGTTGCAACCAACTTTGACTATGTGTTTATCCTTTCTTCTCTGAATTGGGATTTCAGCATTACCCGCATCATGCGGTACCTGACACAAGCCAGGCAGAGCGGCGGGCAGCCGGTCGTCATTCTGACCAAGGCCGATCTCATTGAAGATTATAATCTCCCGCTCGCAGAGGTCACACAAAGCATTCCTGATGTCCCGATTCACGCGATCAGCAGCCATACAGGCCTGGGGCTGAGCGAACTCGATCCCTACTTGATGCCTGGTAAAACAGTCGTCTTTCTTGGTATGTCCGGCGTCGGTAAATCGTCTCTGCTCAATGCATTGATAGAACAGGCCGTAATGAAGGTTCAGGCCATCCGAGAGGTCGACAGCCGGGGGCGGCATACGACAACGCACCGTCAGCTGTTTATGCTCCCCTCCGGTGCGATGGTTATCGATACGCCAGGTATGCGTGAGCTTGGGCTTTTTGATGCCAACGAAGGCATACGCGCAAGCTTTACCGATGTGGAGGAATGGTTCCCGAAATGCCGATTTACGGATTGCCGCCATCAGGCCGAGCCGGGCTGTGCCGTTCTCGCCGCGCTGGAGGGCGGTTCGTTGCCGCGTGAAAGGTGGGAGCATTATGTTGCTCAGCAGCATGAAAATAGGTATGTCCAGGATAAAACAAGCTATCTTATCGATAAGAGGGCTCGAAACAAAACGATCGCCATGTGGAGCAAGCAAACGAAGAAAAACGGAGGATGGAAGAAATGA
- a CDS encoding serine hydrolase domain-containing protein produces the protein MIKSRWIMGAVLSSCLLLTSCNDNNAPVETQNTAVALNSLNVPTAAMDSPSNEALITYEVTRKDAKEKADHLTRTYGTNSVQYAIIDHGSIVVSGQVGKNDEKGQKPLTKDTMYGIGSTSKMFTTVAVMQLVDQGKIDLDTQVFKYIPKFTMKDERYKQITPRMLLNHSSGLNGSSLKDAFLFEDNDTYAHDTLLKQLAGQTLKADPGAYSVYCNDGFTLAEILVEHVSGMDFTSYIHRFITEPLGMANTETPLDSPNTAKMAGLYYPTYTGQLPNETVNVIGTGGIYSTAEDLARFSQIFTGEAEEVLSGNSAAAMAQDEYKTPLWPDDADNSIGYGLGWDSVDLFPFSEYGMKALTKGGDTQLYHSSLVVFPEQDMAAAVVTSGGVSTNAQLLANEILLQALKEKGRIAEFKPEKSYGTPVKADMPESVLQYSGIYGATSTTINIDITEGGVMSVTFEQLPNNPTQFYVYSADGTFRSADGNVMISFVKEENDRTYLWIRQYASLPGLGQTAVSVYNAEKLQPQDLPTKTIKAWNQRDGKKYYLLNEKYTSLVYLLLPPIQLNMSTQLPGYVLDKRITGPNTAVSELQIPGMNGRDLSGLTFFTHDGVEYLDQGGRILVNEDTVKPINFAKKSIVTIPSSGYAQWYTISDKDVGKIMKVNMSSNASFAVYDAKGTCIYFSVIGGKDQVELPAGGSIVFAGDAGTKFEISAQ, from the coding sequence ATGATAAAAAGTCGATGGATAATGGGAGCTGTGCTATCTTCATGTCTACTGCTAACCTCCTGCAATGACAACAATGCACCGGTAGAGACGCAGAACACGGCAGTGGCGCTGAATTCGTTAAACGTGCCAACGGCGGCAATGGACTCGCCTTCGAACGAGGCTTTGATCACCTACGAAGTAACCCGGAAAGATGCAAAGGAGAAGGCCGATCACCTCACGAGAACTTACGGCACGAACAGCGTGCAGTACGCTATTATCGATCATGGCAGCATCGTCGTATCCGGCCAAGTCGGCAAGAATGATGAGAAGGGACAGAAGCCGCTCACGAAAGACACGATGTACGGGATCGGCTCGACGAGTAAAATGTTTACCACGGTTGCCGTCATGCAGCTGGTCGACCAAGGGAAAATCGATCTCGATACGCAGGTCTTCAAGTATATCCCCAAGTTTACGATGAAGGATGAACGCTACAAGCAGATTACGCCGCGCATGCTGCTGAATCATTCTTCCGGTCTGAACGGATCATCGCTGAAGGACGCCTTTTTATTCGAAGATAACGATACTTACGCCCACGACACACTGCTGAAGCAACTGGCTGGACAGACCTTGAAGGCAGACCCGGGTGCTTACTCTGTGTACTGCAATGACGGATTTACGCTGGCCGAGATTCTGGTCGAGCATGTCAGCGGGATGGACTTTACCTCTTATATCCATCGATTTATAACGGAACCTCTGGGTATGGCCAATACGGAAACGCCGCTCGATTCTCCGAACACAGCGAAGATGGCGGGACTCTATTATCCTACCTACACAGGACAACTTCCCAACGAGACGGTCAACGTGATCGGAACGGGAGGCATTTATTCCACGGCGGAAGATTTGGCTCGATTCTCGCAAATTTTCACGGGGGAAGCGGAAGAAGTCTTGTCCGGCAATTCGGCTGCGGCCATGGCGCAAGACGAGTACAAGACGCCTTTGTGGCCTGACGATGCGGACAACTCAATCGGATACGGTCTCGGCTGGGACAGCGTCGATCTGTTTCCCTTCAGTGAATATGGGATGAAGGCGCTGACCAAAGGTGGGGACACGCAACTCTATCACTCGTCGCTCGTTGTGTTTCCCGAGCAGGACATGGCGGCAGCTGTCGTCACTTCCGGCGGGGTCAGCACGAACGCCCAGCTTTTGGCGAACGAAATCCTGCTTCAGGCGCTGAAGGAGAAAGGGAGAATTGCAGAATTCAAGCCTGAGAAGTCGTACGGCACTCCGGTAAAGGCTGATATGCCGGAGTCCGTGCTGCAGTATTCGGGAATCTATGGCGCGACGAGTACAACGATTAACATTGATATTACCGAAGGTGGCGTCATGTCCGTCACTTTTGAGCAGTTGCCCAATAATCCAACCCAGTTTTACGTGTATTCGGCGGACGGCACGTTCCGGAGTGCGGATGGGAATGTGATGATCAGCTTCGTGAAAGAGGAGAATGACCGCACCTACTTATGGATTCGTCAATACGCTTCATTGCCGGGTCTTGGGCAGACGGCTGTGTCAGTGTACAATGCCGAGAAGCTCCAGCCCCAAGATCTTCCGACAAAGACAATAAAGGCATGGAATCAGCGCGACGGCAAGAAGTATTATCTGCTGAATGAGAAGTATACGTCGCTCGTTTATTTGTTGTTGCCGCCCATCCAATTGAATATGTCGACACAATTACCGGGGTACGTGTTGGATAAGCGAATAACAGGACCTAATACAGCAGTATCCGAATTGCAAATTCCGGGAATGAATGGTCGGGATCTCTCAGGCTTAACGTTCTTTACGCATGACGGTGTTGAGTACTTGGATCAAGGTGGAAGAATCTTAGTGAACGAGGACACTGTGAAGCCCATCAATTTCGCTAAGAAGTCAATCGTTACGATTCCGTCGAGCGGATACGCCCAATGGTATACGATAAGCGACAAAGACGTGGGCAAGATCATGAAGGTGAACATGTCCTCGAATGCCTCCTTCGCCGTATATGATGCGAAGGGAACATGCATCTACTTTAGTGTCATCGGAGGCAAGGATCAGGTCGAACTGCCCGCGGGAGGATCGATTGTATTCGCCGGAGATGCCGGCACGAAGTTCGAGATTTCCGCGCAGTAA
- a CDS encoding alpha/beta fold hydrolase, translating into MKEFFVKTANCMLRYNDFPGEQTPILFIHGLGCASSFDYPQVATQEVLRNHRCILVDLLGAGYSDKPDNSDFNYTVSDHAEYLAEFVTSIGLESFVLFGHSLGGAVALSLATKCREHIDRIILSEANLDRSSIGSTSKYIADFDMHDFLENEFSKLVQDSRTSGNQMWAAALSSWSSKAAYLISKSAVKGEEPSWREKLYSLDCPKTFIFGENSLPDSDMEVLSTHNINIEIVKNAGHSMAWENPKGLAKAIEKGLQTK; encoded by the coding sequence ATGAAAGAGTTTTTTGTTAAAACAGCGAATTGTATGCTTCGTTATAATGATTTCCCTGGTGAGCAAACACCCATTTTATTTATTCACGGTCTTGGATGTGCTAGCTCGTTTGATTATCCGCAAGTAGCAACTCAGGAAGTACTAAGAAATCACCGTTGTATTTTAGTTGACCTTTTAGGTGCTGGTTATAGTGATAAACCAGATAACTCTGACTTCAATTACACAGTCAGCGATCATGCAGAATATCTTGCGGAATTTGTTACATCCATAGGACTGGAATCTTTTGTCTTATTCGGTCACAGTCTAGGAGGAGCCGTAGCACTGTCTTTAGCAACTAAATGCCGAGAACATATCGATAGAATAATTTTGAGTGAAGCAAATTTAGACAGAAGCAGCATAGGCTCAACCAGCAAGTATATTGCAGATTTTGATATGCACGATTTTCTAGAAAATGAATTTAGCAAATTGGTACAAGATAGCCGGACAAGCGGAAACCAAATGTGGGCAGCAGCCTTATCTTCTTGGTCATCAAAAGCAGCCTATCTCATATCTAAATCAGCGGTAAAAGGAGAAGAACCATCATGGAGAGAGAAACTGTACTCTCTCGATTGTCCTAAAACCTTTATCTTTGGAGAAAACTCATTACCAGATTCAGATATGGAGGTACTTAGCACACACAATATTAATATCGAAATTGTAAAAAATGCTGGGCACTCTATGGCTTGGGAGAACCCAAAAGGATTAGCTAAAGCAATTGAAAAAGGCTTACAAACAAAATGA
- a CDS encoding DUF2380 domain-containing protein gives MNLRRLYGWDPSGKLPDGTLFNAHHIFPQEIFDKLGLGTALKNAGISIHDPRLMVWWERSDHLSNAHNYNEIWTDFLNKNPKATVDEIINKGKEMIQEYGFEVRF, from the coding sequence ATGAATCTCAGAAGGCTTTATGGCTGGGATCCTAGTGGAAAATTACCGGATGGTACATTGTTTAATGCACACCATATATTCCCGCAGGAGATATTTGATAAACTTGGGTTGGGTACAGCATTGAAAAATGCTGGGATTTCCATACACGATCCCCGGTTGATGGTATGGTGGGAACGTAGCGATCACCTGAGTAATGCACATAATTATAACGAAATATGGACTGATTTTTTAAACAAAAATCCAAAAGCGACAGTAGATGAAATCATAAATAAAGGAAAAGAGATGATACAAGAATATGGCTTCGAAGTTCGCTTCTAA
- a CDS encoding HIT family protein, with amino-acid sequence MECLGCRIANGIEPNLNIIFENELITCVLDIAPFNEGHTLILPKKHYLDVDEIDQETAYSIMDASKMLSTVLKSLYKPDGIRVSQDGGKFKDLTHYHMHLIPRYEGDGFTWGEPLHPDGAENRLPPTKEKIIKVLNELLSYRETIAQQHMRQPTQKLAAFSAQTGRIV; translated from the coding sequence GTGGAATGCTTGGGATGTAGGATTGCAAATGGAATTGAACCTAATTTGAATATAATATTTGAAAACGAACTAATTACTTGTGTTCTTGATATTGCTCCATTCAATGAAGGGCACACGCTAATCCTTCCTAAAAAACACTACTTGGATGTCGATGAAATCGACCAAGAAACTGCTTACAGCATCATGGACGCCTCTAAAATGCTGTCAACTGTCTTAAAATCCTTATATAAACCAGATGGTATTAGAGTGAGTCAGGATGGTGGGAAATTCAAGGATTTGACACATTATCACATGCATCTCATACCAAGATACGAAGGCGATGGTTTTACTTGGGGTGAACCGTTACATCCAGATGGTGCTGAAAACCGTTTGCCACCAACTAAGGAAAAAATCATTAAGGTTTTGAATGAACTATTAAGCTATCGGGAAACTATAGCTCAGCAACACATGAGGCAGCCGACACAAAAATTGGCTGCCTTCTCTGCGCAAACGGGCAGGATAGTATAA
- a CDS encoding aminoglycoside phosphotransferase family protein, which translates to MNIKIETLIYVLSQRFKKDIISADYQTMPLQGGTMGNVSLVTGIAETADGQKMPYRIVLKIQKKWERYNDPNSWRREFDLYMSDLGMTFSAAFRWPTCYYAEINAEENEFLWLEYIDGVTGLDLTGEMCEQAALELGRYQGKLYAEQPAMLQSLTNLSHADLMKNTYLHYRSWPVVYDYIRSEDCKFPQHVRQMLIDIDEHAVEIFARIEQLPLVLCHRDFWVTNLFYANGKIVLIDWDTSGWGYLGEDIASLIADEVDIDLEHMVEYYRRCVPAYYKGFSEYADAPPCCRPLRLRDDPSHIRIQTCGGVSPHRRR; encoded by the coding sequence ATGAATATTAAAATCGAAACGCTAATCTATGTCTTAAGCCAACGGTTCAAGAAGGATATCATATCGGCCGACTACCAAACCATGCCATTACAAGGCGGAACTATGGGAAATGTGTCCCTGGTAACGGGAATCGCCGAAACCGCAGATGGCCAAAAAATGCCGTACCGTATCGTGCTGAAAATTCAAAAGAAATGGGAACGTTACAACGATCCGAATTCCTGGCGCCGGGAATTTGATCTCTATATGTCTGACTTGGGAATGACATTCTCGGCTGCCTTCCGCTGGCCGACATGTTATTACGCCGAGATCAATGCCGAAGAAAATGAATTCCTGTGGCTAGAATATATCGATGGCGTAACCGGTTTAGACTTGACCGGAGAGATGTGTGAACAGGCCGCGCTGGAGTTGGGACGCTATCAAGGCAAGCTGTATGCGGAGCAGCCCGCTATGCTACAGAGCCTGACTAACCTGAGCCATGCTGATCTCATGAAGAATACGTATCTGCATTACCGGTCATGGCCGGTCGTCTATGATTATATACGCTCGGAGGACTGCAAATTCCCGCAACATGTGCGGCAAATGCTCATCGACATCGATGAGCACGCAGTCGAGATATTCGCCCGCATTGAGCAATTACCCCTCGTGCTGTGCCACCGCGACTTCTGGGTGACCAACCTGTTCTATGCCAACGGAAAAATCGTGCTTATCGACTGGGATACTTCCGGATGGGGCTACCTGGGCGAGGATATCGCAAGCCTGATTGCAGATGAAGTGGATATCGATCTCGAACATATGGTCGAATACTACCGGCGGTGTGTTCCCGCGTATTACAAAGGTTTTTCGGAATATGCAGATGCCCCCCCCTGTTGCCGACCATTGCGTCTACGAGATGATCCTTCTCATATTCGGATACAGACTTGTGGAGGGGTATCTCCTCACAGAAGACGATAA
- a CDS encoding ketopantoate reductase family protein: protein MRILVFGAGVQGSYLAHALVRGGNDVTVLARGKRAEQLKKDGLVIRHYFQHKNTIDEVKVIHELQPDDLYDLIFVVMKYNDFPSVLPILAENQSQNIVLVGNNADAHGMRNILQEKSAMTKNVIFGFQLSGGLREESGRIICLRGGGQLLLGSLDGEITIKPLLENAFKHVKFKLAYHDDMDAWLKSHIVSIVALNSVGYLYDGDLKKVSKDKKLLKQAISVMDEGFQILEKLGYTITPANQVNFIRKHRQSVYYGLKIMHKLPFMKLVNGSYGEIAALFDSFDKLKQQLNIATPHWDELEKQAISKFISNNH from the coding sequence ATGAGGATATTAGTTTTTGGCGCCGGAGTTCAAGGAAGTTATCTTGCTCATGCTCTAGTGCGCGGGGGTAATGATGTCACAGTACTTGCCAGAGGGAAGCGTGCTGAACAATTGAAGAAAGACGGACTTGTCATTCGCCATTATTTCCAGCATAAAAACACTATCGATGAAGTAAAAGTCATCCATGAGCTTCAACCTGATGATCTTTATGATCTCATTTTTGTTGTAATGAAATACAATGATTTCCCATCCGTGCTGCCTATTCTAGCTGAGAATCAGAGTCAGAATATTGTTCTTGTCGGTAATAATGCCGATGCACATGGGATGCGAAATATTCTTCAGGAAAAGAGCGCCATGACAAAAAATGTAATCTTCGGATTTCAGCTTAGCGGAGGACTCCGAGAAGAGAGCGGCCGCATTATTTGCCTACGCGGAGGTGGACAACTGCTACTTGGCAGTCTTGACGGCGAGATCACAATAAAGCCTTTACTAGAAAATGCGTTTAAACATGTTAAGTTTAAATTAGCTTATCATGATGATATGGATGCTTGGCTCAAAAGTCATATCGTCTCAATAGTAGCTTTGAATTCTGTTGGTTATCTTTACGATGGTGATTTAAAAAAAGTATCTAAGGACAAGAAGCTATTAAAGCAAGCTATATCAGTAATGGACGAGGGGTTTCAAATATTAGAAAAATTAGGTTATACTATCACTCCTGCAAATCAAGTTAACTTTATTCGAAAACACAGACAGAGTGTATACTATGGTCTAAAAATAATGCATAAATTACCGTTTATGAAATTGGTGAATGGATCTTACGGCGAAATTGCAGCTTTGTTTGATTCGTTCGATAAGTTGAAACAACAATTAAACATTGCGACACCCCATTGGGACGAACTTGAGAAACAAGCGATTTCCAAGTTTATTTCAAATAATCATTAA
- a CDS encoding glycoside hydrolase family 52 protein, with protein MSHNQFFNAHHSPIGAFASFTLGFPGAGGGFDLELGKSPKQNIFIGLERKDGKGFDTLPFHEQGGDDESKRYDIENPDPNPNKPHILHPFSKEQITRNFQLASDTWSAGDLTFRILSPVRPVPDPELATEEELKDVLLPAVLVEIEVDNLSSTSARRAFFGFQGTDAYSAMRSLDTSPKLTGVGQGRFLAIAAEQGTVESALHFTMEDILTAELKENWTFGLGQVGALIMDVPAGERKTYRFAVCFHRSGFVTSGMDASYYYNRYFSNVESVAEYALSKFDALAEEAEKANQMFVGKGLSEDQSFMLAHAIRSYYGSTQLLDYKGKPFWIVNEGEYRMMNTFDLTVDQLFYELRMNPWAVRNELDMFVERFSYEDTVRFPGDKTEYPGGISFTHDMGVANAVSRPGYSSYELYGIDGCFSHMTHEQLVNWLLTAATYVEHTGDSAWMKSNLSVMERCLESMVNRDHPDPAQRNGVMGLDSSRTMGGAEITTYDSLDVSLGQARNNIYLAGKCWAAYLAMEKIFNDNGRADLAATAGIQADRCAATIVANVTEDGYIPAVIGEGNDSKIIPAIEGLVFPYFTGCKEALERNGRFSAYIGALDKHLHAVLRKGVCLFDDGGWKISSTSNNSWLSKVYLCQFIAREILGLEWGAEGQVADHAHAVWLTHPELSIWSWSDQIISGEITGSKYYPRGVTAILWLEENRG; from the coding sequence ATGTCTCACAATCAATTTTTCAATGCGCATCATTCGCCGATCGGCGCTTTTGCAAGTTTTACCTTAGGATTTCCCGGTGCAGGTGGTGGATTTGATCTCGAGTTGGGCAAATCACCTAAACAAAATATATTCATAGGTCTGGAACGTAAGGATGGAAAGGGCTTTGATACACTGCCGTTCCATGAGCAAGGTGGGGATGATGAGAGCAAGCGCTACGATATCGAGAATCCTGATCCTAATCCTAATAAACCGCATATTCTGCATCCTTTTTCCAAGGAGCAAATCACTAGAAACTTTCAGCTAGCTTCAGATACATGGAGTGCAGGCGATCTGACCTTCCGCATTCTGTCACCAGTTCGTCCGGTACCAGATCCTGAACTTGCCACCGAAGAAGAACTGAAGGATGTACTGCTTCCGGCGGTTCTTGTAGAGATTGAAGTGGACAACTTGTCTTCGACTTCAGCACGGCGTGCTTTTTTCGGATTTCAGGGAACAGATGCATATAGTGCAATGAGAAGCTTAGACACCTCTCCAAAACTAACAGGTGTGGGTCAAGGAAGATTTTTGGCTATTGCTGCTGAACAGGGTACTGTAGAATCTGCTTTGCACTTCACGATGGAAGATATATTAACCGCTGAGCTAAAAGAGAACTGGACTTTCGGGCTCGGTCAGGTCGGAGCTTTGATTATGGATGTGCCGGCGGGTGAGCGGAAGACGTATCGTTTTGCGGTGTGCTTCCACCGTTCCGGCTTTGTTACCTCCGGTATGGATGCCTCCTATTATTACAATCGTTATTTCAGCAATGTGGAGTCTGTAGCGGAGTATGCTTTGTCCAAATTCGATGCTTTGGCCGAGGAAGCAGAGAAGGCAAACCAAATGTTCGTGGGCAAAGGTCTCTCTGAGGATCAGTCCTTCATGCTAGCCCATGCTATTCGCAGCTATTATGGCTCAACACAGCTTTTGGATTATAAGGGTAAGCCGTTCTGGATCGTCAATGAAGGCGAATACCGGATGATGAATACCTTCGATCTTACAGTCGATCAGCTCTTCTATGAATTACGGATGAATCCGTGGGCTGTTCGTAATGAGCTGGATATGTTTGTAGAAAGATTCAGCTATGAGGATACGGTCCGCTTCCCGGGAGATAAGACTGAATATCCGGGCGGCATCAGCTTTACACATGACATGGGTGTGGCCAATGCGGTTTCCCGTCCAGGTTATTCTTCTTATGAGCTTTACGGAATTGATGGTTGTTTTTCACACATGACGCATGAGCAATTGGTCAATTGGTTGTTAACCGCAGCAACTTATGTTGAACATACCGGTGACAGCGCTTGGATGAAGAGCAACCTTAGTGTTATGGAGCGTTGTCTCGAAAGTATGGTGAACCGGGATCATCCCGATCCGGCACAAAGAAACGGTGTAATGGGACTCGACAGCTCCCGGACCATGGGTGGAGCAGAAATTACAACCTATGACAGTCTGGATGTCTCCCTGGGTCAAGCGCGGAACAATATCTATTTGGCGGGTAAATGCTGGGCAGCTTATCTGGCCATGGAGAAAATCTTTAACGACAACGGCCGTGCTGACTTGGCAGCAACAGCAGGTATTCAGGCAGATCGATGTGCAGCAACGATTGTTGCTAACGTTACAGAGGATGGTTACATTCCAGCTGTAATCGGAGAAGGCAACGACTCCAAAATCATTCCAGCCATCGAAGGTCTGGTATTCCCGTACTTTACGGGCTGCAAGGAAGCACTTGAGCGCAATGGTCGATTCTCCGCTTACATCGGTGCACTCGACAAGCATCTGCACGCGGTTCTTCGTAAAGGAGTCTGCCTGTTCGATGACGGAGGTTGGAAAATCTCTTCCACCAGCAACAACAGCTGGCTAAGCAAGGTATATCTATGCCAGTTCATTGCCAGAGAGATTCTGGGTCTGGAATGGGGAGCGGAAGGGCAGGTGGCTGACCATGCACATGCGGTTTGGCTGACACATCCAGAGCTCTCGATATGGAGCTGGAGCGACCAGATTATCTCTGGGGAAATTACGGGTAGTAAGTATTATCCACGGGGTGTTACGGCGATTTTGTGGTTGGAAGAGAATCGCGGGTAG
- a CDS encoding TetR/AcrR family transcriptional regulator, whose product MDRRIKKNQVAIMNALIHLIGEKDFDKITINEIAERADVNRGTIYSHYSDKYDLLDKCLEAQLYHLIESCSSVDETEPYPSKSSLLRTLGQMEKNALFYRNLLSNKGIPSFRNHLQKMMTNQVMEQIVESNLSLNELSKDILVQFLSSAIVGVIEWWLTQPMPCSVEEITEQLWSLLEQNQMILRSES is encoded by the coding sequence ATGGATAGAAGAATAAAAAAAAACCAAGTTGCCATTATGAATGCATTAATTCATTTGATCGGAGAAAAAGATTTTGACAAAATAACGATTAATGAAATCGCAGAGCGTGCTGATGTAAATCGAGGAACCATTTATTCGCATTACTCTGACAAATACGATCTATTGGATAAGTGCCTAGAGGCTCAACTGTACCATTTGATCGAAAGTTGTTCCTCAGTGGATGAAACAGAACCTTATCCATCTAAGTCTTCATTGCTCCGTACGCTTGGACAAATGGAGAAGAATGCTCTCTTTTATAGGAATTTATTAAGCAACAAAGGCATTCCTTCCTTCAGAAACCACTTACAAAAAATGATGACTAATCAAGTAATGGAACAAATCGTTGAAAGCAATTTAAGCCTAAATGAGTTGAGTAAAGATATATTAGTACAATTTTTGAGTTCGGCGATTGTCGGAGTGATTGAATGGTGGTTAACCCAACCAATGCCCTGTTCTGTAGAAGAGATAACTGAACAGTTATGGTCACTGCTCGAACAGAATCAGATGATTCTCCGCTCTGAATCTTAA
- a CDS encoding class I SAM-dependent methyltransferase, protein MNELEYKNFYDKVGKINGWDFSKLQVTSEGIEWNFYEEVIRRSKSTDVLLDVGTGGGENVISIASSFHSVFGIDLSSGMMDTAKSNLDKANVSNVQFKQMSSDNLKFPIDLIDVVSCCHAPFFSNEVAKVLKNGGIFLTQQVSEADKLNLKTAFGRGQAIGVVDGTLKETYVRELNEAGFQSVESFDYNAVDYYHRPEDLLFLLKHTPIIPHFGHEDNDFQILNDFIENNRTPKGICTNSKRFLIVAIK, encoded by the coding sequence ATGAATGAATTAGAATATAAGAATTTTTATGATAAAGTCGGCAAAATTAATGGTTGGGACTTTAGTAAATTGCAGGTAACGTCAGAAGGGATAGAGTGGAATTTTTATGAGGAAGTGATAAGAAGGTCTAAAAGCACAGATGTTCTTTTAGACGTAGGAACAGGTGGGGGAGAAAATGTAATATCCATCGCTTCTTCATTTCATTCTGTGTTTGGGATTGATTTATCGAGTGGAATGATGGATACTGCAAAATCAAATCTGGATAAAGCGAATGTTTCTAACGTTCAATTTAAACAGATGTCTTCTGATAATTTGAAATTTCCCATTGATTTGATTGATGTAGTTTCGTGTTGTCACGCGCCATTTTTCTCAAATGAAGTGGCTAAGGTGTTAAAGAATGGTGGAATTTTCTTGACGCAACAAGTAAGTGAAGCGGATAAGCTAAATTTAAAAACCGCTTTTGGTCGCGGGCAGGCGATTGGAGTTGTGGATGGAACATTAAAAGAGACATATGTAAGGGAACTTAATGAAGCAGGTTTTCAATCAGTAGAATCCTTCGATTACAATGCCGTAGACTACTATCACAGACCCGAAGACCTTTTGTTCTTACTTAAACACACACCAATTATTCCCCACTTCGGTCATGAGGACAATGACTTTCAAATTCTAAATGATTTCATTGAAAACAATCGAACGCCAAAGGGAATTTGCACAAATTCCAAAAGGTTCTTAATTGTAGCTATAAAATAG